A genomic segment from Fuerstiella sp. encodes:
- a CDS encoding SDR family oxidoreductase, translating to MQQSNKPLSSRVAWVTGSSRGLGRVMAEELAKLGANVAVHGSRPDSPRTFDEGGTMEELASEIGAATGAEVLPTWGDVTSETEMHRVAGEIRQKWQQIDILVCCAGGDIGAGGTSEGAGGRPANDDCLNISVDDLRSVMDRNLLGTMLCCREVAPEMINRKQGRIITIGSIAGCVGRPAGSIYSVAKAGVHAWTRSLAEQLRPHNIPVNCVAPGGTVTERFLLIHDIDDDRLVTEGTLDRYGRADEVASVVGFLATDAARFVSGQIIRVDGASQTFAG from the coding sequence ATGCAACAGAGTAACAAACCGCTGAGTTCCCGCGTAGCGTGGGTTACAGGCTCCTCACGTGGACTGGGCCGGGTCATGGCGGAAGAACTGGCGAAACTTGGAGCAAACGTAGCGGTTCACGGAAGCCGTCCCGACAGCCCTCGTACGTTTGACGAAGGTGGCACCATGGAAGAGCTTGCATCGGAAATAGGTGCAGCAACCGGCGCAGAAGTCCTGCCAACATGGGGAGACGTAACCAGTGAAACTGAGATGCACCGTGTTGCCGGTGAGATCCGACAGAAATGGCAGCAGATCGACATTCTGGTGTGTTGCGCCGGAGGCGACATTGGTGCCGGGGGAACGAGTGAAGGGGCCGGCGGCAGGCCCGCCAATGATGACTGCCTGAATATTTCTGTGGATGATCTCAGGAGCGTCATGGATCGAAATCTACTTGGAACGATGCTTTGCTGCCGCGAAGTTGCCCCTGAAATGATCAACAGAAAACAGGGACGAATCATTACAATCGGCAGCATTGCGGGCTGTGTCGGAAGGCCCGCAGGTTCCATTTACAGTGTGGCCAAAGCCGGCGTTCATGCGTGGACTCGCAGTCTCGCAGAACAGCTTCGTCCTCACAATATTCCTGTGAATTGCGTCGCACCGGGGGGGACTGTCACAGAACGGTTCCTGCTGATCCATGATATCGATGACGACCGACTTGTCACGGAAGGCACTCTTGACAGATACGGACGAGCGGATGAAGTCGCTTCTGTCGTTGGTTTTTTGGCAACGGATGCTGCTCGTTTTGTTAGTGGCCAGATTATTCGCGTCGACGGAGCAAGTCAGACGTTTGCGGGATAA
- a CDS encoding WGR domain-containing protein, producing the protein MKLIQEVSLEYRSLTTHKLYEVNLCEVGIEQFVVDVRYGRHGSTLREGTKTPTPVSETEAVQLFHDLVNSKEHKGYTRRESSHALRSDFDSTVGSSGDQTHVRSHAILKCLSVDNTSKGRWSRSRAAWRCGELQLCQAEPLLIDLIGSGDELLDYSIAWALGRCGSAQCVDSLRRMESTHGAPAVRRIAAVSLLEVLDTVDFREAITELTDQLPQSLRDSCKNGPPDEFADEMNRVLVEKGCEAGYVPETVYLIDNRYVRPALLEFLRTVRFESGLFDCVRHIFKAAELRQDAEVIGIVARQFELIPSSFRMHSDWAESGHELPTTREDLSQVYSRKTRTYLRQRVWRMLQRVGDAKQAFDYTNIAVGILQAFSDEDARPATQEHPGRPTHHARSTLLESVHFDRYAKYFVFNRILYGNSRRYEFESAGLRCRCVPPFEPGNAVPSEREEAYPELWDQYPESVLDLLLRSRCEPVHQFGVKVLREAPNFSSHLEFDDLLMLLKSPYEVTNRFGFELALSLYSAATPNLQLVRALADSACQEAREQAMDWIDVDVPGFFQSTDLVVALLSGPNADTREFGRDRLRNVVLSETTMQIIAGRLMVRLHEFDLEDRPVLANMVETLLMVCGTHLRQVSEDVIWDLLGHVAPEVHRFAGDLVLCHATFSSDPPDDVIPMLIQSEHETVRDNGVRIIGQLPNRILLDSVELLAGLTRHDLADIRIAIRPTVRRLSESSRKFGECVARCLIDALLIPGAAAGVPTHTARILREDLSSHLTLTESDPIRALLHSRSRPAQEIGELLLVANLRSVEFSVNEIVEFASHEILSVRELAWKLMEDDVPMMLAESEVAVKIADSCRKDTRQFAFLFLREHFSEAGAVSPDVLISLCDSTCADVQQFGRSLVTQLLEAEHGEEYLVKLSEHPAGDMQLLVSEFLEQHVSDNPDRLRQLAPFFLTLLSRISSGRAVRTHALAFLRREAVKDERSARVAAEILSQISATAVISDRAAVVELLFDIQVAWPQIVTPLTVKSVEVRNGV; encoded by the coding sequence GTGAAGCTGATCCAGGAAGTGAGTCTGGAATATCGCAGCCTTACGACGCACAAGTTGTATGAGGTGAACCTGTGCGAAGTTGGTATCGAACAGTTTGTTGTTGACGTTAGGTATGGCCGACATGGTTCAACTCTGCGTGAAGGAACCAAAACGCCGACACCTGTCAGCGAAACGGAGGCCGTGCAGCTGTTTCATGATCTGGTGAACTCAAAAGAACACAAAGGGTACACACGCCGGGAATCATCGCATGCACTGCGATCAGATTTTGATTCGACGGTCGGTTCATCAGGGGATCAAACGCATGTCCGAAGTCATGCCATTTTAAAGTGCCTCTCGGTCGACAACACCTCAAAGGGGCGATGGTCACGTTCCCGGGCGGCCTGGCGCTGCGGGGAGCTGCAGTTGTGTCAGGCCGAGCCGCTGCTCATCGATCTCATTGGTTCGGGGGACGAGCTGCTCGACTACAGCATTGCGTGGGCACTCGGTCGGTGCGGATCAGCTCAATGTGTTGATTCTCTGCGAAGAATGGAATCAACGCACGGTGCACCTGCAGTTCGTCGGATCGCTGCTGTCTCACTGCTTGAGGTACTGGACACGGTAGATTTCCGAGAAGCGATCACGGAACTCACAGACCAGTTGCCCCAATCGCTGCGTGACTCATGCAAAAACGGTCCGCCGGATGAATTTGCTGATGAAATGAATCGTGTGCTCGTTGAGAAGGGATGTGAGGCTGGCTATGTCCCTGAGACTGTTTATCTGATTGACAACAGATATGTCCGACCCGCACTTCTGGAATTCCTGCGTACGGTTCGTTTTGAGTCAGGGCTGTTTGACTGCGTTCGTCACATTTTTAAAGCAGCCGAACTGCGTCAAGATGCGGAAGTGATCGGAATTGTTGCCCGGCAGTTTGAACTGATCCCTTCGAGCTTCCGGATGCACAGCGACTGGGCGGAGTCAGGACATGAGTTGCCGACCACTCGAGAAGACCTGAGTCAGGTGTACAGCCGGAAAACCCGAACATATCTGAGGCAGCGAGTCTGGCGCATGCTGCAGCGAGTCGGCGACGCGAAACAGGCCTTTGATTACACCAATATAGCCGTCGGAATTCTTCAGGCATTCAGTGATGAAGATGCCCGGCCGGCGACACAGGAACATCCAGGCCGACCGACGCATCATGCCCGATCGACCCTGCTTGAATCCGTTCACTTCGATCGGTATGCGAAGTATTTTGTGTTTAACAGGATCCTGTACGGCAACAGCCGTCGTTATGAATTTGAGTCTGCAGGCCTCCGATGCCGGTGTGTCCCCCCGTTTGAGCCTGGAAATGCGGTTCCTTCGGAGCGCGAAGAAGCGTATCCGGAATTGTGGGATCAGTATCCTGAGTCTGTGCTGGATCTGCTTCTCCGAAGCCGCTGTGAGCCTGTACACCAGTTCGGTGTCAAAGTGCTTCGAGAAGCCCCCAACTTCAGCAGTCATCTTGAGTTTGATGATCTGTTAATGCTGCTAAAGTCACCGTACGAGGTCACAAATCGTTTCGGATTTGAATTAGCGCTGTCACTGTACAGCGCTGCAACTCCGAATCTGCAGCTGGTTCGGGCTCTGGCCGACAGTGCGTGCCAGGAAGCTCGCGAACAGGCCATGGACTGGATTGACGTCGATGTACCCGGCTTCTTCCAGTCGACTGATCTTGTGGTGGCGCTGCTCTCCGGCCCAAACGCAGATACTCGCGAGTTCGGCCGAGATCGGCTTCGAAATGTGGTCCTGTCGGAAACGACAATGCAGATCATTGCCGGTCGATTGATGGTACGTCTGCACGAATTTGACCTGGAGGATCGTCCGGTCCTGGCGAATATGGTTGAAACACTTCTGATGGTGTGCGGGACTCATTTGCGACAGGTTAGTGAGGATGTTATCTGGGATTTGCTTGGTCATGTCGCGCCCGAAGTTCATCGATTTGCCGGCGACCTGGTCCTCTGTCATGCGACGTTCTCCAGTGACCCTCCGGATGATGTGATTCCGATGCTGATTCAGTCAGAACATGAAACTGTCCGCGATAACGGTGTACGAATCATCGGGCAGTTGCCGAATCGCATTCTGTTAGACAGTGTGGAACTTCTGGCCGGACTTACCAGACATGATCTGGCAGATATTCGAATTGCAATACGTCCGACAGTTCGTCGACTGAGTGAATCCAGTCGGAAATTCGGGGAGTGCGTTGCCCGATGTTTGATCGACGCTCTGCTGATACCCGGTGCGGCTGCCGGGGTGCCAACACATACAGCTCGAATTCTGCGCGAAGACCTGAGCAGTCATCTGACGCTGACAGAATCAGATCCGATTCGGGCCCTGTTGCATTCACGTTCGCGGCCGGCGCAGGAAATCGGAGAGCTGTTACTGGTGGCGAATCTGAGGTCTGTGGAGTTTAGTGTGAACGAAATCGTAGAATTTGCGAGTCACGAAATCCTGTCGGTGCGTGAATTGGCCTGGAAGCTGATGGAGGACGATGTCCCAATGATGCTGGCTGAATCAGAAGTTGCGGTAAAGATTGCTGATTCCTGCCGGAAAGACACGCGTCAGTTTGCCTTCCTGTTTTTGCGTGAACACTTCTCAGAGGCTGGTGCCGTATCTCCCGATGTACTGATCAGTCTATGCGACAGTACGTGTGCAGACGTACAGCAGTTTGGCCGATCGCTGGTTACGCAATTGCTTGAGGCGGAACACGGGGAGGAATACCTTGTCAAACTCAGCGAACATCCTGCCGGTGATATGCAGTTGTTGGTGTCCGAATTCTTGGAACAGCATGTCTCTGATAATCCTGACCGACTGAGGCAGCTGGCACCGTTCTTTCTTACGTTGTTGTCTCGTATCAGCAGCGGGCGTGCTGTCAGGACTCATGCGCTGGCATTTCTGCGTCGGGAAGCGGTGAAAGATGAACGGTCGGCCCGTGTTGCCGCGGAGATTCTCTCACAAATATCAGCGACAGCAGTTATTTCGGACCGTGCAGCTGTTGTCGAACTGTTATTTGACATTCAGGTGGCCTGGCCACAAATCGTCACACCACTTACCGTCAAATCTGTGGAGGTACGGAATGGAGTTTAG
- a CDS encoding reverse transcriptase family protein has translation MNRSAHGSSPAWVGGPVLRAFRRENSLSTPRGFFHPMRSRQEIYERIRESSKDEFILEEMIRLGFWPAESVIQEHPAEDIRREDELKRQLQMLSSELSRSENSETVGKQICLQRRQDSRRSSTTREDLRQQRNQRAAQWRERSKSEIGYLGDGVSNSLSQLEFDSAELCKNRLPLMQSVSDLAEQMEISVGELRWLSFHRRVAKYTHYQRFGVPKKTGGVRTISAPMPRLKRAQQWILLNIIEKIELHPSAHGFRRGRSIVTNARPHVNSDVVINVDIRDFFPTVTYPRIRGVFRHLGYSGQLATILALLCSEPDRAEIELDECSYFVAKTERRLPQGAPSSPGITNIICRGLDARLHRIAEQTGFCYTRYADDITFSGSGAANTRVGRVLRQIHYVVEDEGFVLHPDKTRVLRKSRRQEVTGLVVNDRIGVRRDLLRSFRATLFQIERDGPAGKHWGVSGNVMRSIEGFANFVAMVDAEKGALLQKQVRMLHDLYGCEELDDVIRERWQPRTKADDSGMADRPDNPEAELPVHSEHSGRKAKPGRKWWQFWKFR, from the coding sequence GTGAATCGATCAGCACACGGCAGCAGCCCGGCTTGGGTCGGCGGACCAGTTCTGAGAGCCTTTCGAAGGGAAAACTCACTGTCCACTCCGCGTGGTTTTTTTCACCCGATGCGATCACGTCAGGAAATCTACGAGCGCATTCGCGAATCATCGAAAGATGAGTTCATACTGGAAGAAATGATCCGTCTTGGTTTTTGGCCTGCCGAGTCGGTGATACAGGAACATCCTGCCGAAGATATTCGACGTGAGGATGAGCTGAAACGACAGCTGCAGATGCTCAGCAGCGAACTTTCACGGTCGGAGAATTCGGAAACTGTCGGGAAACAGATTTGTCTGCAGCGACGGCAGGACTCACGCCGCAGCAGTACCACGAGAGAAGATCTCCGTCAGCAGAGGAATCAGCGGGCTGCTCAATGGCGTGAACGCAGTAAATCAGAGATCGGCTATCTGGGAGACGGTGTTTCAAACTCTCTCAGCCAGCTTGAGTTCGATTCTGCGGAACTCTGCAAAAACCGGCTGCCTTTGATGCAGAGTGTTTCAGATCTCGCAGAGCAAATGGAGATTTCCGTCGGAGAACTTCGCTGGCTGTCGTTTCATCGTCGGGTGGCGAAATACACGCACTATCAACGCTTCGGTGTTCCAAAAAAGACCGGCGGCGTGCGGACGATTTCAGCACCGATGCCAAGACTTAAACGGGCGCAGCAGTGGATACTGCTGAATATCATTGAGAAAATTGAGCTGCATCCGTCAGCCCACGGATTTCGGAGAGGCCGTTCTATCGTTACCAATGCCAGGCCACACGTAAATTCGGATGTTGTGATCAATGTGGATATCAGGGATTTTTTTCCGACGGTGACGTATCCACGGATTCGTGGTGTTTTCAGACATCTTGGCTATTCCGGACAGCTTGCGACGATACTGGCGCTGCTGTGTTCAGAACCCGACCGGGCGGAAATCGAACTGGATGAATGTTCGTACTTTGTCGCCAAAACTGAACGCCGTCTGCCACAGGGGGCTCCGAGCAGTCCGGGAATTACCAACATCATTTGTCGCGGTTTGGATGCGCGTCTCCACAGGATCGCAGAGCAGACCGGCTTTTGTTACACCCGCTATGCTGACGACATTACGTTTTCCGGTTCCGGCGCAGCCAACACCAGGGTGGGGCGTGTGCTCCGACAAATTCATTATGTTGTTGAAGACGAAGGTTTTGTGCTCCATCCGGATAAGACACGCGTCCTGCGAAAGTCACGTCGTCAGGAAGTAACGGGACTGGTGGTTAATGACAGAATCGGTGTGCGTCGAGACCTGCTTCGCAGTTTTCGGGCTACTCTGTTTCAGATTGAACGAGACGGGCCAGCCGGAAAACACTGGGGGGTGTCTGGTAATGTCATGCGGTCTATCGAAGGGTTTGCAAATTTTGTGGCAATGGTTGATGCGGAGAAAGGTGCATTGCTTCAGAAGCAGGTACGAATGCTGCACGACTTGTATGGCTGCGAGGAACTGGACGATGTGATTCGTGAAAGGTGGCAGCCGCGAACTAAAGCCGACGATTCCGGAATGGCAGACCGGCCTGACAATCCGGAAGCGGAGTTACCGGTGCACAGTGAACATTCGGGCCGTAAAGCAAAGCCTGGGAGGAAATGGTGGCAGTTCTGGAAATTCCGGTAA
- a CDS encoding polysaccharide deacetylase family protein, whose protein sequence is MYRFLLMVSLSLTVIPATALEPINDKLVVLTFDDSVKSHFTVVRETLLKYGFGATFFVTEGFDFKTNKKDYMTWEEIAQLHQDGFEIGNHTRDHMSLSADSPEKLAQLTEQIEAINARCLEYGIPRTTSFAYPANGIDLAALQILQDLGIRFARRGGSPEYPYDRGQGVAYEPGLDHPLLIPSAGDGRPDWTLSDFRNAVNQAAFGRVAVLQFHGTPDTAHSWVNTPEDRFQLYMNYLAENGFTVIALRDLDRFVDPEVRPADPEFVINDRRRLIESGKSNQNFRRPKTEAGLKFWLQNMVWHHRYTVAEVRAATGFTGEEIISALKRFDISAETRPVRDSDQPLLTLPYPGGRHPRIGFLDGALRPQRDTKISVFAPWDEHSYFVLDIPEAIRRSDEAKHGLLYLAHTHIGTMWTKQDIPLETLEWNRQPDGCLLMERTLPNNVVFGTKVVPASDAVRMEMWLRNGSTETLSGLRVQNCIMLKGAPEFAYPEKEHIIESTPYIARRSSKHNRWIITAWTPCHSTWFNTPCPCMHSDGKFPDCAPGESKILRGWFSCYQGDSIEAELKRIDATGWQSGNGL, encoded by the coding sequence ATGTACAGATTCCTGCTGATGGTGTCTCTGTCGCTGACGGTAATACCGGCAACTGCACTCGAACCGATCAATGACAAACTGGTTGTCCTGACGTTTGACGATTCTGTGAAATCACATTTCACGGTAGTGCGGGAAACCCTGCTGAAGTATGGGTTCGGCGCCACCTTCTTCGTTACAGAAGGATTCGACTTCAAAACCAACAAGAAGGACTATATGACCTGGGAAGAGATTGCGCAACTGCATCAGGATGGTTTCGAGATAGGAAATCACACTCGTGATCACATGTCACTGAGTGCAGACAGTCCTGAAAAACTGGCGCAACTGACGGAACAGATCGAAGCAATCAACGCTCGATGTCTGGAATACGGCATTCCGCGCACCACATCGTTCGCATATCCGGCAAATGGCATTGACCTGGCGGCATTACAGATTCTTCAGGATCTTGGAATCAGGTTTGCGCGACGAGGCGGATCACCCGAATATCCCTATGATCGCGGACAGGGGGTCGCCTATGAACCAGGCCTGGACCACCCGTTGTTGATTCCTTCTGCCGGAGACGGCCGTCCTGACTGGACACTCAGCGACTTCAGGAATGCCGTCAATCAGGCAGCGTTCGGCCGCGTTGCAGTCCTGCAGTTTCACGGAACGCCGGACACTGCTCATTCCTGGGTGAATACTCCCGAAGACAGGTTTCAACTGTACATGAATTATCTTGCAGAGAATGGCTTCACAGTCATTGCACTGCGTGACCTCGATCGATTTGTGGATCCTGAAGTGCGACCGGCTGATCCGGAATTTGTGATCAACGACCGCCGTCGACTGATAGAATCCGGAAAATCAAACCAAAATTTCCGCAGACCCAAAACGGAGGCTGGTCTCAAATTCTGGCTGCAGAACATGGTCTGGCATCATCGTTATACGGTTGCTGAAGTTCGGGCGGCAACGGGATTCACCGGGGAAGAAATAATCTCAGCACTCAAGCGATTTGACATAAGTGCTGAAACCCGACCGGTACGGGACTCTGATCAGCCGTTGCTCACGCTGCCCTATCCGGGTGGTCGTCATCCGAGAATTGGATTTCTGGACGGAGCCTTACGTCCGCAGCGGGACACAAAAATAAGTGTTTTCGCCCCCTGGGATGAACACAGTTACTTTGTACTGGATATTCCGGAAGCCATCCGCCGCAGCGACGAAGCAAAGCACGGACTGCTGTATCTTGCGCACACCCACATCGGAACAATGTGGACGAAGCAGGACATACCACTGGAGACACTGGAATGGAACCGACAGCCGGATGGTTGTCTGCTGATGGAACGCACGCTTCCAAATAACGTTGTCTTCGGCACAAAGGTTGTTCCAGCCTCTGACGCGGTGCGTATGGAAATGTGGCTCCGTAACGGCTCCACGGAAACTCTCAGCGGATTGCGCGTGCAAAACTGCATCATGCTCAAAGGGGCACCGGAGTTTGCTTATCCGGAAAAAGAACACATCATCGAGTCGACTCCCTATATTGCCCGACGGTCATCGAAACATAACCGCTGGATTATTACAGCCTGGACCCCCTGTCACAGTACCTGGTTTAATACGCCCTGTCCCTGCATGCATAGTGATGGAAAATTCCCAGACTGTGCTCCAGGAGAGTCCAAAATTCTCCGTGGCTGGTTTTCATGTTACCAGGGAGATTCCATCGAAGCGGAACTAAAACGCATTGATGCAACCGGATGGCAAAGTGGCAATGGCCTGTAA
- the cysK gene encoding cysteine synthase A produces the protein MPVLKDNTQSIGRSPLVQINRLASHTKATVLAKIEGRNPAYSVKCRIGASMIWDAEENGRLKSGMQVVEPTSGNTGIALAFVCAARGYQLTLTMPDTMSLERRQMLRAFGANLVLTPGADGMKGAISKAEELSAQDNFFMPQQFSNPSNPAIHFKTTGPEIYQDTEGNIDIFVAGVGTGGTITGVSRFLKQEKNLSMTSIAVEPSTSPVISGGEPGKHPIQGIGAGFIPDNLDVSLVDDVVQVSGEEAIEMAPRIAREEGIICGISSGAALVAAIRVAERPENANKTIVVVLPDSGERYLSTPMFDFTRDMS, from the coding sequence ATGCCCGTTCTGAAAGACAACACCCAGTCAATCGGCCGCTCGCCGCTGGTACAGATTAACCGTCTCGCAAGTCATACCAAAGCAACCGTACTGGCAAAAATCGAAGGCCGCAATCCGGCGTACAGCGTCAAATGCCGGATTGGGGCTTCGATGATCTGGGATGCGGAAGAAAACGGTCGACTCAAATCAGGTATGCAGGTCGTAGAACCAACCAGCGGCAATACGGGCATCGCTCTGGCCTTTGTTTGTGCGGCTCGCGGCTATCAACTTACACTGACCATGCCGGACACAATGTCACTGGAACGTCGCCAAATGTTGCGGGCCTTCGGAGCCAACCTGGTGCTCACTCCGGGAGCCGACGGCATGAAGGGTGCCATCAGCAAAGCTGAAGAACTGTCCGCTCAGGACAATTTCTTTATGCCACAGCAGTTCAGCAATCCATCGAATCCGGCAATACACTTCAAAACCACAGGACCGGAAATCTATCAGGACACAGAAGGTAACATTGATATTTTCGTCGCCGGTGTCGGAACAGGCGGGACGATTACCGGAGTTTCCCGGTTTCTCAAGCAGGAAAAGAATCTGTCGATGACTTCGATTGCCGTGGAACCCAGCACCAGTCCGGTCATCTCCGGAGGAGAGCCTGGCAAACATCCGATTCAGGGAATTGGAGCCGGATTCATCCCTGACAATCTCGATGTTTCACTGGTCGACGATGTGGTCCAGGTGTCCGGTGAAGAAGCCATCGAAATGGCACCACGTATCGCCCGCGAGGAGGGCATTATCTGCGGAATCAGCAGTGGAGCGGCTCTGGTGGCTGCCATCAGGGTTGCTGAACGCCCGGAAAACGCGAACAAAACAATTGTCGTCGTTCTGCCGGATTCCGGTGAACGTTATTTGTCGACTCCAATGTTTGACTTCACCCGGGATATGTCCTGA